Within the Mycobacterium gordonae genome, the region ACCACGTGAACCAGCACCGCGCAGCGCTCGATGTGACGCAGAAAGTCCAGGCCCAGACCGCGGCCTTCGGAGGCGCCCGGAATCAGGCCCGGCACGTCGGCGACAGTGAAGGAATGCTCGCCGGCCGACACCACACCAAGGTTGGGAACCAGCGTGGTGAACGGGTAGTCGGCGATCTTGGGCTTGGCCGCCGAGATCACCGACACCAGCGATGACTTTCCGGCCGAGGGAAACCCGACCAGGCCGACGTCGGCGACGGTCTTGAGTTCAAGGGTGAGATCGCGTTCCTGCCCCGCCTCCCCGAGCAGCGCGAAGCCGGGGGCCTTGCGGGCACGCGAGGCCAGAGCCGCGTTGCCCAGACCGCCGCGGCCACCGGCGGCGGCCTCGAAGCGGGTGCCGGCGCCGACCAGGTCGGCCAGCAGCCGGCCGTTCTCGTCCAGAACCACCGTGCCGTCGGGAACCTTGACTTCCAGGTCGGCACCGGCGGCACCGTCGCGGTTGTTGCCCATCCCCTGCTTGCCGGACGGCGCGGTGACATGCGGCCGGAAATGGAAGTCCAGCAGCGTATGGACCTGGGGGTCGACGACGAAGACGATGCTGCCGCCACGGCCGCCGTTGCCGCCGTCAGGCCCGCCCAGCGGCTTGAACTTCTCGCGGTGGACCGAGGCGCAGCCGTTGCCGCCGGAACCCGCGCGCGTGTGAATCACCACCCGATCGACGAATCGAGGCATCGGGCTTCCCCTCAATAGGCCACGGGCGTGCCAGGGCGGGCACACCCCGCCCCATCAGCCCGAGCTCAGTCGGCGCTCTGTCCGGCTGGAACGATGTTGACGGTCTTGCGGCCGCCCTTGACGCCGAACTGGACCGCGCCGGCAGCCTTCGCGAACAGCGTGTCGTCGCCGCCGCGGCCGACGTCGACGCCCGGGTGGAACTTGGTGCCGCGCTGACGGACCAGGATCTCGCCGGCCTTGACCACCTGGCCGCCGAAGCGCTTGACGCCGAGCCGCTGGGCGGCTGAATCACGACCGTTACGCGAGCTGGAAGCGCCCTTTTTGTGTGCCATGTCTGCCGCTCCCTACTTGATGCCAGTGACCTTGAGGACCGTCAGCTGCTGACGGTGTCCCTGCCGCTTGTGGTAGCCGGTCTTGTTCTTGAACTTGTGGATGCGGATCTTGGGGCCCTTGGTGTGCTCGAGCACCTCACCGGTGACAGCCACCTTGGCCAGCGCCTGCGCATCGGTGGTGACGTTGGCGCCGTCGACGACCAGCGCAACCGGCAGCGACACGTTCGCGCCGGGCTCGGACTCCAGCTTCTCGACCTTGACCACGTCGCCGACGGCAACCTTGTACTGCTTACCGCCGGTCTTGACGATTGCGTAGGTCGCCATCGTTGCTCCTGCCTCTTCTCGTCTGTCTGCGTCATACTCGCGCGCGGGCAAACCCGGCGCGGGTGGTGGTCTGGGGTGCGGGCTCGGTGTCGGCCCGCTGTCGTCGGTCACATCCAATGCCTAGAGCCCTGACGACAACTGTCCAAGGGTACGTGACCAGCACCTACAGGGTCAAACCGGCCCCTGGTTCCTCAGTCGACGTGG harbors:
- the obgE gene encoding GTPase ObgE, whose protein sequence is MPRFVDRVVIHTRAGSGGNGCASVHREKFKPLGGPDGGNGGRGGSIVFVVDPQVHTLLDFHFRPHVTAPSGKQGMGNNRDGAAGADLEVKVPDGTVVLDENGRLLADLVGAGTRFEAAAGGRGGLGNAALASRARKAPGFALLGEAGQERDLTLELKTVADVGLVGFPSAGKSSLVSVISAAKPKIADYPFTTLVPNLGVVSAGEHSFTVADVPGLIPGASEGRGLGLDFLRHIERCAVLVHVVDCATAEPGRDPISDIDALEAELAAYTPTLQGDAVLGDLAERPRAVVLNKIDVPEARELAEFVRDEIAQRGWPVFLVSTVTREGLQPLIFGLWQMVSEYNAARPAVVPRRPVIRPVPVDDSGFTVEPDGEGGFVVAGARPERWVGQTNFDNDEAVGYLADRLARLGVEDELLRLGARPGCAVTIGEMTFDWEPQTPAGGQVPLTGRGTDVRLERSDRIGAAERKAARRQRREREDG
- the rpmA gene encoding 50S ribosomal protein L27; this translates as MAHKKGASSSRNGRDSAAQRLGVKRFGGQVVKAGEILVRQRGTKFHPGVDVGRGGDDTLFAKAAGAVQFGVKGGRKTVNIVPAGQSAD
- the rplU gene encoding 50S ribosomal protein L21 is translated as MATYAIVKTGGKQYKVAVGDVVKVEKLESEPGANVSLPVALVVDGANVTTDAQALAKVAVTGEVLEHTKGPKIRIHKFKNKTGYHKRQGHRQQLTVLKVTGIK